A window of the Acidimicrobiales bacterium genome harbors these coding sequences:
- a CDS encoding XdhC/CoxI family protein, whose protein sequence is MADDAPIDQPVSLYDVLRTAINNEDPIALATVVAGAGVGNKILMRPDESALGSLGNDDLDRVVSRDLLGELAAGTSGIRHYGEHGEAREEAVSVFIETFAPPPHMLIFGAVDFTASLCRVAKVLGYRVTVCDARAVFATRQRFPYADEVVVDWPHRLLEKVGPTLGQRDAVCVLTHDAKFDVPAVIEALKTDVGYLGAMGSRRTTEDRNSRLRAEGVTDEQIARIMAPIGLDLGARTPEETAISICGEIIAKRSGRLAPSLRDTEGDIHR, encoded by the coding sequence ATGGCTGACGACGCCCCCATCGACCAGCCGGTATCGCTCTACGACGTACTGCGCACCGCGATCAACAATGAGGACCCGATCGCACTCGCCACGGTCGTGGCCGGTGCCGGCGTGGGGAACAAGATCCTCATGCGACCCGACGAGTCGGCGCTCGGTTCGCTGGGCAACGACGACCTCGATCGGGTGGTCAGTCGAGACCTGCTGGGCGAACTGGCGGCCGGCACCTCGGGAATCCGTCACTACGGCGAACACGGCGAGGCCCGGGAAGAAGCCGTTTCGGTCTTCATCGAGACCTTTGCGCCGCCACCCCACATGCTGATCTTCGGTGCAGTCGACTTCACCGCGTCGCTGTGTCGAGTGGCGAAGGTGCTCGGCTACCGAGTCACCGTGTGTGATGCCCGGGCCGTCTTCGCCACCCGTCAGCGCTTTCCCTACGCCGACGAGGTCGTGGTCGATTGGCCGCATCGTCTGCTCGAGAAGGTCGGCCCCACGCTCGGCCAGCGAGATGCCGTGTGCGTGCTCACCCACGACGCGAAGTTCGACGTGCCGGCGGTGATCGAAGCGCTCAAGACCGATGTCGGCTACCTCGGTGCGATGGGATCGCGACGCACCACCGAGGACCGCAACTCGAGGCTCCGGGCCGAAGGTGTCACCGACGAACAGATCGCACGCATCATGGCGCCGATCGGGCTCGATCTCGGGGCCCGCACCCCCGAGGAGACCGCCATCTCCATCTGTGGGGAGATCATCGCCAAGCGCTCGGGTCGTCTCGCTCCCTCGCTACGAGACACCGAGGGCGACATCCACCGCTGA
- a CDS encoding XdhC family protein produces MREILSDLDRWKRQGKRVAVARVVDIEGSGPRLPGAAMAVNEDGDVAGSVSGGCVEGAVVVEALQSLEDGSRRIVTFGYSDDEAFAVGLTCGGTIHLFIEELDW; encoded by the coding sequence ATGCGTGAGATCCTCTCCGACCTCGATCGATGGAAGCGACAGGGCAAGCGCGTCGCCGTTGCCCGAGTCGTCGACATCGAGGGTTCGGGCCCTCGTCTTCCCGGCGCGGCGATGGCGGTCAACGAAGACGGCGACGTCGCCGGATCTGTCAGCGGCGGATGCGTCGAGGGCGCGGTCGTGGTCGAGGCACTGCAGTCGCTCGAAGACGGCTCGCGTCGCATCGTCACGTTCGGCTACTCCGACGACGAGGCCTTCGCCGTCGGGCTCACCTGTGGCGGCACCATCCACCTCTTCATCGAAGAACTGGATTGGTGA
- a CDS encoding xanthine dehydrogenase family protein subunit M, translating to MIPVAFDYERAGSVDEALALLAEHGDEAKLLAGGHSLLPIMKLRLAYPSVLVDIGRLSDLSYVRDAGDHLAIGALTRHRDVEINDLILEHAPLLAHATSFVGDPQIRHRGTLGGSLAHSDASGDHPSTLLALGGSVVARSTDGERVIEAGDLFAGFLESSLEPTEMITEIRIPKHTGAGWGFEKFNRRAQDWAIVGVSAQKTDDGAKVALVSMHPTPVRATAVEAALAGGASAAEAAELAAEGVEPSADLNASIEYRQHLARVLTRRALTSAGIA from the coding sequence GTGATTCCCGTCGCTTTCGACTACGAGCGTGCCGGATCGGTCGACGAGGCCCTCGCCCTTCTCGCCGAGCACGGCGACGAAGCCAAGCTCCTCGCCGGTGGCCACTCCTTGCTGCCGATCATGAAGCTGCGTCTCGCCTATCCGTCGGTGCTGGTCGACATCGGCCGGCTCAGCGACCTCTCCTACGTGCGTGACGCCGGCGATCACCTCGCCATCGGTGCCCTCACTCGCCACCGCGACGTCGAGATCAACGACCTCATTCTCGAGCACGCACCGCTGCTGGCCCACGCCACCAGCTTCGTGGGCGACCCGCAGATACGTCACCGCGGCACCCTCGGCGGCTCGCTTGCGCACTCCGACGCCTCCGGCGACCACCCCTCCACCCTCCTCGCCCTCGGCGGGTCGGTGGTGGCCCGCAGCACCGACGGCGAGCGGGTGATCGAAGCCGGTGACCTGTTCGCCGGGTTCCTCGAGTCGAGCCTCGAGCCGACCGAGATGATCACCGAGATCCGCATCCCGAAGCACACCGGCGCCGGCTGGGGTTTCGAGAAGTTCAACCGCCGGGCCCAGGACTGGGCCATCGTGGGTGTGTCGGCGCAAAAGACCGACGACGGCGCCAAGGTCGCCCTCGTCAGCATGCACCCCACGCCCGTACGAGCCACGGCCGTGGAAGCGGCGCTGGCCGGAGGTGCTTCGGCTGCCGAGGCGGCCGAACTCGCAGCCGAAGGCGTCGAGCCGTCGGCCGACCTCAATGCGAGCATCGAGTACCGCCAGCATCTGGCCCGTGTGCTCACCCGCCGGGCGCTCACCAGCGCCGGCATCGCCTGA
- a CDS encoding (2Fe-2S)-binding protein, with amino-acid sequence MEITVEVNGTSHTSDVEPRTLLVHYIRDVVGLTGTNIGCDTSSCGACTLHLNGEAVKSCTVLAVQADGQSITTIEGLANGDELHPMQQAFMECHGLQCGYCTPGMVMASVSLLEEVPNPTEAQVREGLEGNLCRCTGYHNIVKAVLTAAGGEK; translated from the coding sequence GTGGAGATAACGGTGGAGGTCAACGGAACGAGTCACACCAGTGACGTCGAGCCGCGCACGTTGCTCGTGCACTACATCCGAGACGTCGTGGGCCTGACCGGCACCAACATCGGCTGCGACACGTCCTCGTGCGGCGCCTGCACGTTGCACCTCAACGGCGAAGCCGTGAAGTCCTGCACCGTGCTCGCCGTCCAGGCCGACGGCCAGTCGATCACCACGATCGAGGGTCTGGCGAACGGCGACGAACTCCACCCGATGCAGCAGGCCTTCATGGAGTGCCACGGCCTCCAGTGCGGCTACTGCACACCGGGCATGGTGATGGCATCGGTGTCGCTCCTCGAAGAGGTGCCGAACCCGACCGAGGCCCAGGTCCGTGAGGGCCTGGAAGGCAACTTGTGTCGCTGCACCGGCTATCACAACATCGTGAAGGCCGTCCTCACCGCTGCCGGAGGTGAGAAGTGA
- a CDS encoding septum formation initiator family protein, with protein sequence MASKPTRTAGKREPRSGTSRNPLASIGEHVPPRVRRMAAVGTVFGVSVIVIGALAVLPTRTWMDQQNEREAVQTELDEVNADLEQLDAMLDLLETDAEIERRARENFDLVYPGEESYRILEKVED encoded by the coding sequence GTGGCGAGCAAGCCCACACGCACGGCCGGCAAGCGAGAGCCGCGGTCCGGCACGTCCCGCAACCCGCTCGCGAGCATTGGTGAGCACGTGCCGCCCCGAGTGCGCCGGATGGCTGCGGTCGGCACCGTCTTCGGTGTCTCGGTGATCGTGATCGGAGCGCTCGCCGTGCTGCCCACCCGCACCTGGATGGACCAGCAAAACGAGCGCGAGGCCGTCCAGACCGAACTCGACGAAGTCAACGCCGACCTCGAGCAGCTCGACGCCATGCTCGACCTGCTCGAGACCGACGCCGAGATCGAGCGCCGGGCCCGGGAGAACTTCGACCTCGTCTACCCGGGCGAGGAGAGCTATCGCATTCTCGAGAAGGTCGAAGACTGA
- the eno gene encoding phosphopyruvate hydratase: MSVIEQILGREVLDSRGNPTVEVEVLLESGAYGRAIVPSGASTGQFEAVELRDGGDRYMGKGVLTAVGNVNAAITNALVGVDAYNQREIDAILNELDGTPNKANLGANAILGVSLAVATAAADDLDLPLYRYVGGANAHVLPVPMMNVLNGGEHADNNIDFQEFMIMPVGAASFSEALRWGVETYHQLKKVLHDRGLSTAIGDEGGFAPNLGSNEEALQLLMHAIEAAGLTPGTDMALAMDVASTEFYNGSVYNLAGEGRELSSQGMAELLQELVSKYPIVSIEDGMSEEDWDGWAIHTALTGDHCQLVGDDLFVTNTERLQRGIDAGVANAILVKVNQIGSLTETLDAVSLATASRYGSVMSHRSGETEDTTIADLAVATNCGQIKTGAPARSDRVAKYNQLLRIEADLGDAARYLGAKALSRVAATTTK, from the coding sequence GTGAGTGTCATCGAGCAGATCCTTGGACGAGAAGTTCTGGATTCCCGAGGAAACCCCACGGTCGAAGTGGAAGTCCTGCTGGAATCGGGGGCCTACGGACGGGCGATCGTGCCGTCTGGTGCCTCCACCGGGCAGTTCGAGGCGGTCGAGCTGCGTGATGGCGGTGATCGCTACATGGGCAAGGGTGTGCTCACGGCGGTGGGCAATGTCAACGCGGCGATCACCAATGCGCTCGTCGGTGTCGATGCGTACAACCAGCGTGAGATCGACGCCATCCTCAACGAACTCGACGGCACGCCGAACAAAGCGAACCTCGGCGCCAATGCCATCCTCGGCGTCTCACTCGCCGTTGCCACTGCGGCGGCCGATGATCTCGATCTTCCGCTCTACCGCTATGTCGGCGGTGCCAACGCCCACGTGTTGCCGGTGCCGATGATGAACGTGCTCAACGGTGGTGAGCACGCCGACAACAACATCGACTTCCAAGAGTTCATGATCATGCCGGTCGGCGCAGCCTCGTTCTCCGAGGCACTGCGCTGGGGCGTCGAGACCTACCACCAGTTGAAGAAGGTGCTCCACGACCGGGGCCTCTCCACCGCCATCGGCGACGAGGGCGGCTTCGCCCCCAACCTCGGCTCCAACGAGGAGGCCCTGCAGCTGTTGATGCACGCCATCGAAGCCGCCGGCCTCACCCCGGGCACCGACATGGCGCTGGCCATGGACGTCGCCTCCACCGAGTTCTACAACGGCTCGGTCTACAACCTCGCGGGCGAGGGTCGTGAGCTGTCGTCGCAGGGGATGGCCGAGCTGCTCCAGGAGCTGGTCAGCAAGTACCCGATCGTCTCGATCGAAGACGGCATGTCCGAGGAAGACTGGGACGGCTGGGCCATTCACACCGCCCTCACGGGCGACCACTGCCAGCTCGTTGGCGACGACCTGTTCGTCACCAACACCGAGCGTCTCCAGCGCGGCATCGACGCCGGCGTCGCCAACGCCATTCTCGTCAAGGTCAACCAGATCGGCTCGCTCACCGAGACCCTCGATGCCGTCTCCCTGGCCACCGCCAGCCGGTACGGCTCGGTCATGTCACACCGCTCGGGCGAGACGGAAGACACCACGATCGCCGACCTCGCCGTGGCCACCAACTGCGGTCAGATCAAGACTGGCGCCCCCGCCCGCTCGGATCGTGTGGCGAAATACAACCAGCTGCTGCGCATCGAGGCCGACCTCGGTGACGCTGCTCGGTATCTCGGAGCCAAGGCCCTTTCTCGGGTCGCCGCCACCACCACCAAGTAG
- a CDS encoding fibronectin type III domain-containing protein → MGRTTAERGRRGRHAAVVAVTATLMLLVGLVSPVAAVAPDAPTGSAIPQPAALTANIAWTPAATGDPATSFVLTYTPAVAGAPAEVAASPVSISGLAPGTTYTVDVAAKNADGTSAPLSRTFTTHNVPGAPTIGTATRVGTTTSATVAFSAPANNGGSAITDYEVSVDAGGWTSSGSTSSPITVNGLAVGAHTFRVRAVNAIGTGAASAASNSVDITAPPSAPAAPNLTSATGGENQATIVFTAGATNGATVSGYQVSFVATGGGAVSKTVQVGAAGSHTVPALVAGTYSVAVTALATPANSPASNSRSITVTAPLAKPGTPGTPNVTNSGSTINVSWTAASGTVDNYFVELDRSGQATQTRTVAGTSASFANQSPGDYTITVTARNAAGDGLPSNKQFTLTLAASAVRNVNAAVNSSNTVTITWDPPADDGGGIGEYRISLSPANASAKTVAGNVESTSFSGLPSGNYTVSVVAVNAAGNGAAGTDTFSIVVAPGSPLNVKTSTASTTTGTVTITWDPPSNNGNGTISSYKVSIGGQTKNVPATSARTATFNGLPIGTLTATVIAVNAQGDSPAGSSAEFRSLRPVHPFSTREAFARQIWPDLFGVAATPGQVTDVAAGTAADGSNAPAVITGLMQSPSFETRRQVSRLYFAYFLRVPDASGQKYWADLMDRGILDLQGVSDEFAKSAEFTNTYGGLNDAEFVVVVYNNVLLRTPDLAGFNYWLGERNRGLTRGGVMTWFTEGNEFKALSLPAIDTSLAHISLLGRSPTQGEYALWFTRIRDTNDSLETLVASIWASDEYAARIKPD, encoded by the coding sequence GTGGGCCGAACCACCGCGGAGCGTGGTCGTCGAGGTCGGCATGCCGCCGTCGTCGCCGTCACCGCCACCCTGATGCTCCTGGTCGGCCTGGTCAGCCCCGTCGCCGCTGTTGCGCCTGACGCTCCGACGGGCAGCGCCATTCCGCAACCAGCCGCACTCACGGCAAATATTGCCTGGACCCCTGCGGCCACTGGAGATCCAGCCACGAGCTTCGTTCTGACGTATACACCTGCGGTTGCTGGTGCTCCTGCCGAGGTCGCCGCGTCACCCGTGAGTATCTCGGGACTCGCCCCGGGCACGACCTACACGGTCGATGTGGCAGCCAAGAACGCCGACGGCACCTCGGCGCCGCTCTCCCGAACGTTCACAACACACAACGTCCCTGGTGCCCCGACCATCGGAACGGCCACCCGCGTCGGGACCACCACTTCTGCCACGGTCGCATTCAGTGCACCGGCCAACAACGGCGGCTCTGCGATCACCGACTACGAGGTCAGCGTCGATGCTGGCGGTTGGACGTCATCCGGATCGACGAGCTCGCCGATCACCGTCAATGGACTCGCAGTCGGCGCGCATACCTTCCGAGTCCGGGCGGTGAACGCCATCGGTACCGGTGCTGCCTCGGCCGCATCGAACTCCGTTGACATCACTGCGCCGCCGTCCGCGCCGGCTGCGCCGAACCTCACGTCTGCGACGGGTGGCGAGAATCAGGCGACGATCGTGTTCACCGCTGGTGCGACGAATGGTGCGACGGTGTCGGGCTATCAGGTGAGTTTCGTCGCCACAGGTGGCGGTGCGGTGTCGAAGACGGTGCAGGTCGGTGCGGCGGGGAGTCATACGGTTCCGGCGTTGGTTGCTGGTACGTACAGCGTGGCGGTGACGGCGCTGGCGACGCCGGCGAACAGCCCAGCGTCGAACTCGCGCTCGATCACCGTGACCGCCCCGCTGGCCAAACCAGGCACGCCGGGCACACCGAACGTCACCAACTCCGGGTCGACGATCAACGTGTCGTGGACAGCGGCCTCGGGCACGGTCGACAACTACTTCGTCGAGCTCGATCGCTCCGGACAGGCAACGCAGACCCGAACCGTGGCCGGGACCAGCGCGTCGTTCGCCAACCAGAGTCCGGGTGACTACACGATCACCGTCACCGCCCGAAACGCCGCGGGCGACGGCCTTCCCTCGAACAAGCAGTTCACGCTGACGCTGGCCGCCTCGGCCGTTCGGAACGTGAACGCCGCAGTCAACTCGTCGAACACGGTCACGATCACTTGGGATCCGCCGGCTGACGATGGTGGTGGTATCGGTGAGTACCGGATCAGCCTGTCGCCGGCGAACGCCAGCGCCAAGACCGTGGCGGGTAACGTCGAGTCCACCTCGTTCTCCGGCCTTCCCTCCGGCAACTACACGGTCTCGGTCGTCGCAGTGAATGCTGCCGGCAACGGCGCAGCGGGCACCGACACCTTCAGCATCGTGGTCGCGCCTGGGTCGCCGTTGAACGTCAAGACCAGTACGGCCTCCACGACGACGGGGACGGTCACGATCACGTGGGATCCGCCGTCGAACAACGGCAACGGCACCATCTCGTCCTACAAGGTCTCGATCGGTGGTCAGACCAAGAATGTGCCCGCTACGAGCGCACGGACTGCGACGTTCAACGGACTCCCGATCGGCACGCTCACTGCCACCGTGATCGCCGTCAACGCTCAAGGTGACAGCCCCGCCGGTTCGTCCGCCGAGTTCCGTTCGCTGCGGCCCGTGCATCCGTTCAGCACCCGAGAGGCGTTTGCTCGCCAGATCTGGCCCGATCTCTTCGGCGTGGCGGCCACGCCGGGTCAGGTCACCGACGTCGCGGCGGGAACCGCTGCTGACGGGTCGAATGCTCCGGCGGTGATCACCGGGCTGATGCAGAGCCCGTCGTTCGAGACCCGCCGTCAGGTGTCCCGCCTCTACTTCGCCTACTTCCTCCGGGTACCCGACGCCTCAGGACAAAAGTACTGGGCCGATCTCATGGACCGAGGGATTCTCGACCTCCAGGGTGTGTCCGACGAGTTCGCGAAGTCGGCCGAGTTCACCAACACCTATGGCGGGCTGAACGACGCCGAGTTCGTGGTGGTCGTCTACAACAACGTGCTCTTGCGCACACCCGACCTCGCCGGTTTCAACTACTGGCTCGGTGAACGCAATCGGGGACTCACCCGGGGTGGTGTGATGACCTGGTTCACCGAGGGCAACGAGTTCAAGGCGCTCAGCCTGCCGGCCATCGACACGTCGCTGGCCCACATCTCGCTCCTCGGTCGGTCGCCGACGCAAGGGGAGTACGCGTTGTGGTTCACCCGGATTCGTGACACCAATGACTCGCTCGAGACGCTGGTCGCCTCGATCTGGGCGTCTGACGAATACGCGGCGCGCATCAAGCCCGACTGA
- a CDS encoding glycoside hydrolase family 2 TIM barrel-domain containing protein, which produces MPVDAVSLDGPWQFRMWTGDAPDDAWLEADVDAADFGELAVPGSWVLQGHSIPIYTNVVYPFDASDYPNIPQPDEGGDHRRTVVVPADWAGDRVVLRIGAAESAVEVYVNGRPIGTATDSRLPSEFDITEAVTPGAEAVIALRVHRWSASTWTEDQDMWWMAGLHRSVKLYARSTSSIADLHFRTTEQRGADDDVALTVWVDGADAAMTVAAVLHDPDGNVVADLSSGIDAAAGLVELTATVANCRRWSAETPELHDLVVTLTDATGTTLDCTRMSVGIRRVTIEAGRLCVNGAPITIYGVNRHEHSPDEGRWQSDALLEADLALIAASNINAIRTAHYPNDERFYELCDRFGLYVMDEANVEAHGQVHHEQHASEAGVIPANDPRFTDAFVARGERMARRDRNHACVIAWSLGNESSFGPNHRAMATAIRSVDPDRPVAYHPAETDPLVDIIGQMYPTLYEFDDLADDTDERPSIMCEYSHAMGNSNGGIEDYWERIHRSPRLGGGFIWDWVDQGIAQVDADGTRWWAYGGDFGDTPNDRNFNCNGLVDADRRPHPGLAHVRWVYQPISTGWGTADPSTGARKLAVTNRRSFTDTSDVRLDLDLLLDGALVGQWSDLSVTAVPPGATLEVPLDPGIDDVIDQLAADPRMAAGSELQLSVRWSLRSDRRSTGLGGRDLIVLPADHELAFDQLPIAAGRFPTNISVAPERVVDPTSLGADVQCMIDDQDVVHLAAGGSRLAIGPDGALLELVLHGDDVPLATSALSCWRPPTDNDQATFGDERLVYRWDRRGRPIPSATGERPPRIEARDSGVVAATFRIAAGAGLTLRVTWLVGPDGDVGFDIVPDIDLDLPSLLRIGLDLELPLAYDTVTWFGPGPEESYPDRWHGLEVAHYTRSVADQFFPFARPQETGNHTQLRWFAVSSGAGAGGGVPTILAVGDPRFDAAALPYRAAAIEAAEHLNELPVPDCTALRLDIAHAGLGTASCGPGIDGRFRVGGHRVGNRIILRNGGNDPADEARRPSSLGRHRRWHY; this is translated from the coding sequence GTGCCGGTCGACGCAGTTTCGCTCGACGGGCCCTGGCAGTTCCGTATGTGGACCGGCGATGCGCCTGACGACGCCTGGCTCGAGGCTGACGTCGACGCCGCCGACTTCGGCGAGCTCGCGGTGCCGGGCTCGTGGGTACTCCAGGGGCACTCGATTCCGATCTACACGAATGTCGTCTATCCATTCGATGCATCGGACTACCCGAACATCCCCCAGCCCGACGAGGGCGGCGATCATCGACGCACCGTCGTCGTGCCCGCCGACTGGGCCGGTGATCGCGTCGTCCTGCGCATCGGTGCGGCCGAGTCCGCGGTCGAGGTCTACGTCAACGGTCGACCGATCGGCACCGCTACCGACTCCCGCCTGCCGAGCGAGTTCGACATCACCGAGGCCGTGACGCCCGGTGCCGAGGCGGTGATCGCGCTGCGAGTGCATCGCTGGTCGGCCTCCACCTGGACCGAGGATCAGGACATGTGGTGGATGGCGGGGTTGCACCGCTCGGTCAAGCTGTATGCCCGGTCGACGTCGTCGATCGCCGACCTGCACTTCCGAACGACCGAGCAGCGGGGCGCCGACGACGACGTCGCGCTGACCGTCTGGGTCGACGGCGCCGATGCAGCGATGACCGTCGCCGCCGTGTTGCATGACCCAGATGGCAATGTCGTCGCCGACCTGAGCAGCGGTATCGACGCGGCAGCAGGATTGGTGGAACTGACCGCAACGGTCGCGAACTGCCGGCGGTGGTCGGCCGAGACCCCCGAGCTGCACGACCTCGTCGTCACCCTCACCGACGCAACGGGAACGACGCTCGACTGCACCCGCATGTCGGTCGGCATCCGCAGGGTCACGATCGAAGCTGGTCGGCTGTGCGTGAACGGCGCGCCGATCACGATCTACGGCGTCAACCGCCATGAGCACTCGCCCGACGAGGGCCGTTGGCAGAGCGACGCACTCCTCGAAGCCGACCTGGCGCTCATCGCCGCCAGCAACATCAATGCGATCCGCACAGCCCACTATCCGAACGACGAGCGCTTCTACGAACTGTGCGATCGGTTCGGGCTGTACGTCATGGACGAGGCGAACGTCGAAGCCCACGGTCAGGTCCACCACGAGCAGCACGCGTCCGAGGCCGGCGTGATCCCGGCCAACGATCCACGCTTCACCGATGCGTTCGTCGCCCGAGGCGAGCGCATGGCCCGCCGTGACCGCAACCACGCCTGCGTGATCGCCTGGTCACTCGGCAACGAGTCGAGCTTCGGCCCCAATCATCGAGCGATGGCGACGGCGATCCGATCGGTCGACCCCGACCGGCCGGTGGCGTACCACCCGGCCGAGACCGATCCGCTGGTCGACATCATCGGTCAGATGTACCCGACCCTCTACGAGTTCGATGACCTCGCCGACGACACCGACGAACGTCCGTCGATCATGTGCGAGTACAGCCATGCCATGGGCAACTCGAACGGCGGCATCGAGGACTACTGGGAGCGGATCCATCGGTCGCCACGACTCGGGGGCGGGTTCATCTGGGACTGGGTGGATCAGGGGATCGCCCAGGTCGACGCCGACGGCACCCGGTGGTGGGCGTATGGCGGTGACTTCGGCGACACCCCGAACGATCGGAACTTCAACTGCAACGGGCTGGTCGACGCCGATCGCCGGCCACACCCAGGCCTTGCCCATGTCCGGTGGGTCTATCAGCCGATCTCGACGGGCTGGGGCACGGCCGATCCCTCCACGGGAGCGCGGAAGCTTGCAGTCACGAACCGTCGCTCGTTCACCGATACCAGCGATGTGCGGCTCGATCTCGACCTGTTGCTCGACGGGGCGCTGGTCGGCCAGTGGTCCGATCTCTCCGTGACCGCCGTTCCGCCCGGGGCGACGCTCGAGGTGCCGCTTGATCCTGGGATCGACGACGTCATCGATCAGCTCGCGGCCGACCCGAGGATGGCGGCCGGCAGCGAACTGCAGTTGAGCGTTCGCTGGTCACTGCGCAGCGATCGCCGGAGCACCGGACTTGGTGGGCGTGACCTGATCGTGTTGCCGGCCGACCACGAACTCGCCTTCGATCAACTCCCGATTGCCGCGGGCCGGTTCCCGACCAACATCAGCGTGGCGCCGGAGCGGGTGGTCGACCCGACGTCCCTCGGCGCCGACGTGCAGTGTATGATCGACGACCAGGACGTCGTTCACCTTGCCGCCGGTGGCAGCCGCCTCGCCATCGGGCCCGACGGTGCCCTGCTCGAACTCGTCCTGCACGGCGACGACGTTCCGCTGGCCACCAGCGCACTGTCGTGTTGGCGACCGCCGACCGACAACGACCAGGCCACCTTCGGTGACGAGCGTTTGGTCTATCGGTGGGACCGTCGGGGGCGTCCGATCCCGTCGGCGACCGGCGAGCGTCCACCCCGCATCGAGGCCCGGGATTCCGGGGTCGTTGCTGCGACGTTCAGGATCGCTGCCGGTGCCGGGCTGACGTTGCGAGTCACCTGGCTCGTCGGACCCGACGGCGACGTCGGTTTCGACATCGTCCCTGACATCGACCTGGATCTTCCGTCGCTCCTACGGATTGGGCTCGACCTCGAGCTCCCGCTTGCCTACGACACGGTCACCTGGTTCGGACCGGGGCCCGAGGAGTCGTATCCGGATCGCTGGCACGGACTCGAGGTTGCCCACTACACACGATCGGTCGCCGACCAGTTCTTCCCGTTCGCTCGTCCGCAGGAGACCGGCAACCACACCCAGCTGCGGTGGTTCGCCGTCAGTTCCGGGGCGGGCGCCGGCGGGGGCGTGCCGACGATCCTTGCCGTCGGCGATCCCCGATTCGACGCCGCCGCACTGCCGTACCGGGCCGCTGCGATCGAAGCTGCCGAACACCTCAACGAGCTGCCGGTGCCCGACTGCACCGCCCTTCGCCTCGACATCGCCCACGCCGGCCTCGGCACCGCCAGCTGCGGGCCGGGGATCGACGGTCGGTTCCGGGTGGGCGGTCACCGGGTCGGGAACCGGATCATCCTGCGCAACGGTGGCAACGACCCGGCCGACGAGGCTCGTCGCCCCAGTTCTCTGGGCCGCCACCGGCGCTGGCACTACTGA